From the Salmo trutta chromosome 30, fSalTru1.1, whole genome shotgun sequence genome, one window contains:
- the LOC115168122 gene encoding myoD family inhibitor domain-containing protein 2-like, which translates to MTTQPRTSKNEPDHVKTGRDQSPFLEGDVSRPTNSGVMSSNKVVVSGVRRLSTISEHDPDKVDTDLSSQDPMGGREWGGSSFSLCSNKHINNSSDRFSSFESHQPDAGDDCAAILLACLYCRFYDIVVMVPDTCERAVSRCFPSFKYLNASREQERGSGWCNCNVELDCSCCNSCQEGAELLELAMEISEVCYR; encoded by the exons ATGACCACACAACCAAGGACCTCTAAAAATGAACCAGATCATGTCAAGACGGGGAGGGACCAGAGTCCTTTTCTGGAGG GAGACGTGTCTCGGCCCACAAATTCTGGGGTGATGAGCAGCAACAAGGTCGTGGTGAGTGGAGTGCGGAGGCTGAGCACCATCTCAGAGCACGACCCAGACAAGGTAGATACTGACCTCAGCTCTCAGGATCCCATGGGAGGCCGGGAGTGGGGTGGATCCAGTTTCTCACTGTGTTCCAACAAGCACATCAACAACAGCAGTGATCGCTTCTCCTCCTTCGAATCCCATCAGCCTGACGCCGGAG ATGATTGTGCTGCCATTCTGCTGGCCTGCCTCTACTGCCGGTTCTATGACATTGTAGTCATGGTGCCAGACACATGTGAGAGAGCTGTAAGCCGCTGTTTCCCCTCGTTCAAATACCTCAACGCATCCAGGGAGCAGGAGCGGGGCAGTGGCTGGTGCAACTGCAATGTAGAACTGGACTGCAGCTGCTGCAACTCCTGTCAAGAGGGAGCCGAGTTACTGGAACTCGCCATGGAGATCTCTGAAGTCTGCTACCGATGA